A genome region from Streptomyces xanthophaeus includes the following:
- the lepB gene encoding signal peptidase I encodes MGGTQAIRGGKDGRGGLGNVLSGIAVAIGFALFLGGFVWGAVVYRPYTVPTDSMTPTVKPGDRVLAQRIDGAEVRRGDVVIFTDSLWSDSPMVKRVVGIGGDVVKCCGAAGELTVNGTRLDEPYADTTKPDTDLAMPPGQTAPSGTPFEVAVPEGNLFLLGDSRAASLDSRAHLQETGQGSVPRSAVSARVDALAWPSVSMLERPATYAALPGGISRPGPLRLQVAAVLAGAVLVLLGAAYGPVARVLARGRRPERAGVR; translated from the coding sequence ATGGGCGGAACACAAGCAATACGCGGTGGCAAGGATGGCCGCGGCGGTCTCGGCAATGTGCTGTCGGGAATCGCCGTGGCCATCGGCTTTGCGCTCTTCCTGGGCGGCTTCGTGTGGGGGGCGGTCGTCTACCGGCCCTACACGGTGCCCACCGACTCGATGACGCCCACGGTGAAGCCCGGGGACCGGGTGCTGGCGCAGCGCATCGACGGCGCCGAGGTCCGCCGCGGGGATGTGGTCATCTTCACCGATTCCCTGTGGAGCGATTCCCCCATGGTCAAGCGGGTCGTCGGCATCGGCGGCGACGTCGTGAAGTGCTGCGGCGCGGCCGGCGAGCTGACGGTCAACGGCACCCGGCTGGACGAGCCGTACGCCGACACCACCAAGCCGGACACGGACCTGGCCATGCCCCCCGGACAGACCGCGCCCTCGGGGACCCCCTTCGAGGTGGCGGTCCCCGAGGGCAACCTCTTCCTGCTCGGCGACAGCCGGGCCGCCTCCCTGGACTCCCGGGCCCACCTGCAGGAGACCGGTCAGGGCAGCGTGCCCCGATCGGCCGTCAGCGCACGCGTCGACGCCCTGGCCTGGCCCTCCGTGTCGATGCTGGAGCGGCCGGCCACGTACGCCGCCCTGCCCGGCGGGATCTCGCGGCCCGGGCCGCTGCGCCTCCAGGTGGCGGCGGTGCTGGCCGGCGCCGTCCTGGTGCTGCTGGGGGCCGCGTACGGGCCGGTCGCACGGGTCCTGGCGCGCGGACGACGACCGGAGCGGGCCGGTGTCCGCTGA
- a CDS encoding RNA-binding protein: MLEEALEHLVKGIVDNPDEVQVASRNLRRGQVLEVRVHPDDLGKVIGRNGRTARALRTVVGAIGGRGIRVDLVDVDQVR; this comes from the coding sequence ATGCTCGAGGAGGCTCTTGAGCACCTCGTGAAGGGCATTGTGGACAACCCCGACGAAGTGCAGGTCGCCTCGCGCAACCTGCGCCGCGGGCAGGTGCTCGAGGTCCGGGTCCACCCCGACGACCTCGGCAAGGTGATCGGCCGCAACGGCCGCACCGCACGTGCTCTGCGTACCGTCGTGGGCGCCATCGGCGGCCGTGGGATCCGCGTCGACCTCGTCGACGTGGACCAGGTCCGCTGA
- the proS gene encoding proline--tRNA ligase produces MAKAPVLTPQAEDFPRWYQDLINKAELADNGPVRGTMVIRPYGYGLWERMQQEMDARIKDAGAQNAYFPLFIPQSYLTKEAEHVEGFAPELAVVTHGGGKELEEPVVVRPTSETIINDYFSKWVQSYRDLPLLINQWANVVRWEMRPRVFLRTSEFLWQEGHTAHATYEDARDYAARIHTDVYGDFMTNVLGIDVVLGRKTAKERFAGAINTLTLEGMMGDGKALQLGTSHELGTNFAKAFNTQYLSKEGKQELVWQTSWGVSTRMVGGLIMSHGDDNGLRVPPRLAHVQVVVMAIKGDEAVTKVRELGAQLKAAGLRVQVDDRVDTPFGRRAVDWELKGVPVRIEIGPRDLEAGTAMLARRIPGGKTPVQIDALADLLPKVLDEDQAQLLRESRERRLARTSDVATIGEAAEAAVAGGWARIPWADLGPEGEAKLAEQAVSVRCLIAEDGSVPEADDAPGTLAIVARSY; encoded by the coding sequence ATGGCAAAGGCACCCGTTCTCACCCCGCAGGCGGAGGATTTCCCCCGCTGGTACCAGGATCTGATCAACAAGGCCGAGCTGGCCGACAACGGTCCGGTCCGAGGCACCATGGTCATCCGACCGTACGGCTACGGCCTGTGGGAGCGGATGCAGCAGGAGATGGACGCGCGCATCAAGGACGCGGGCGCCCAGAACGCGTACTTCCCGCTGTTCATCCCGCAGTCGTACCTGACGAAGGAAGCCGAGCACGTCGAGGGCTTCGCGCCCGAGCTCGCCGTCGTCACGCACGGCGGCGGCAAGGAGCTGGAAGAGCCGGTCGTCGTCCGGCCCACGTCCGAGACGATCATCAACGACTACTTCTCCAAGTGGGTCCAGAGCTACCGCGACCTGCCCCTGCTGATCAACCAGTGGGCCAACGTGGTCCGCTGGGAGATGCGCCCGCGCGTGTTCCTCCGTACGAGCGAGTTCCTCTGGCAGGAGGGCCACACCGCCCACGCCACCTACGAGGACGCCCGCGACTACGCGGCCCGCATCCACACGGACGTCTACGGCGACTTCATGACGAACGTGCTCGGCATCGACGTCGTGCTCGGCCGCAAGACCGCCAAGGAGCGCTTCGCCGGCGCCATCAACACCCTCACCCTCGAGGGCATGATGGGCGACGGCAAGGCCCTGCAGCTGGGCACGAGCCACGAGCTCGGCACCAACTTCGCCAAGGCCTTCAACACCCAGTACCTGTCGAAGGAAGGCAAGCAGGAGCTCGTCTGGCAGACCTCGTGGGGCGTCTCGACCCGCATGGTCGGCGGCCTGATCATGTCCCACGGCGACGACAACGGCCTGCGGGTCCCGCCGCGCCTCGCGCACGTCCAGGTCGTCGTCATGGCGATCAAGGGCGACGAGGCCGTCACCAAGGTCCGCGAGCTGGGTGCCCAGCTGAAGGCCGCCGGCCTGCGGGTGCAGGTCGACGACCGCGTCGACACCCCCTTCGGCCGCCGCGCCGTGGACTGGGAGCTCAAGGGCGTACCGGTCCGCATCGAGATCGGTCCCCGCGACCTGGAGGCCGGCACCGCGATGCTGGCCCGCCGGATCCCGGGCGGGAAGACCCCCGTGCAGATCGACGCCCTCGCCGACCTGCTGCCCAAGGTGCTGGACGAGGACCAGGCGCAGCTGCTGCGCGAGTCCCGCGAGCGCCGTCTGGCCCGTACGTCCGACGTCGCGACCATCGGGGAGGCCGCCGAGGCCGCCGTCGCCGGTGGCTGGGCGCGGATCCCGTGGGCCGACCTCGGTCCGGAGGGCGAGGCCAAGCTGGCCGAGCAGGCCGTCTCCGTGCGCTGCCTGATCGCCGAGGACGGGTCGGTCCCGGAGGCGGACGACGCCCCGGGTACGCTCGCGATCGTCGCGCGCTCGTACTGA
- the lepB gene encoding signal peptidase I, with product MGSRGRSKGGRGRGPERDWEFEPEPEPEPTPAPLVGGRLEGGRAERRRTARKVRRRRRTRRAGEVPLLVVVALCIALLLKTFLVQAFFIPSGSMEQTIRIGDRVLVDKLTPWFGSKIERGDVVVFKDPGGWLKGEAARPPKDPIVVKQIKQALTFIGLLPSADEQDLIKRVIGVGGDTVKCCDSRGRITVNGSPLDEPYVNPGNTPSDITFDIQVPEGRLFVMGDHRANSSDSRFHLDEGFQGTIPESGVVGEAVVIAWPYGHWAKFEQPATFRTVPDQARREGRGRRRRRRGVPFA from the coding sequence ATGGGTAGCCGAGGGCGGTCGAAGGGCGGACGGGGACGGGGACCGGAACGGGACTGGGAATTCGAGCCCGAACCCGAGCCGGAGCCCACCCCGGCTCCGCTGGTGGGGGGCCGGCTGGAAGGCGGCCGGGCCGAACGGCGCCGGACGGCCCGCAAGGTGCGCCGGCGCCGCCGTACGCGCCGGGCCGGCGAGGTGCCGCTGCTGGTGGTCGTGGCGCTGTGCATCGCCCTGCTCCTCAAGACCTTCCTGGTGCAGGCCTTCTTCATTCCGTCGGGTTCGATGGAGCAGACGATCCGGATCGGCGACCGGGTCCTGGTGGACAAGCTGACGCCGTGGTTCGGCTCCAAGATCGAGCGCGGCGACGTCGTCGTGTTCAAGGACCCCGGCGGCTGGCTCAAGGGCGAGGCGGCCCGCCCGCCCAAGGACCCGATCGTGGTCAAGCAGATCAAGCAGGCACTGACCTTCATCGGCCTGCTGCCCTCGGCCGACGAGCAGGACCTCATCAAGCGGGTCATCGGCGTCGGCGGGGACACCGTCAAATGCTGTGACAGCCGGGGCCGGATCACCGTCAACGGATCGCCCCTCGATGAGCCGTACGTGAACCCGGGCAACACCCCTTCGGACATCACGTTCGACATCCAGGTGCCGGAGGGCCGGCTCTTCGTGATGGGCGATCACCGCGCGAACTCGTCCGACTCCCGCTTCCACCTCGACGAGGGCTTTCAGGGCACCATCCCCGAGAGCGGGGTCGTCGGGGAGGCCGTCGTGATCGCCTGGCCCTACGGGCACTGGGCCAAGTTCGAGCAGCCGGCGACCTTCCGGACGGTCCCCGATCAGGCACGGCGCGAGGGACGCGGGCGACGACGGCGCCGTCGGGGCGTGCCGTTCGCATAG
- the rimM gene encoding ribosome maturation factor RimM (Essential for efficient processing of 16S rRNA) codes for MELVVARIGRAHGIKGEVTVEVRTDEPELRLSPGAVLKTEPATAGPLTIETGRVHSGRLLLRFAGVKDRTGAESLRNILLIAEVDPSELPEEEGEYYDHQLMDLDVVLEDGTEIGRITEISHLPSQDLFIVERPDGTEVMIPFVEEIVAEIDLEEQRCVITPPPGLIDDRDAVVVSTRDEDAADSGDDA; via the coding sequence GTGGAGTTGGTAGTCGCGCGGATCGGCCGCGCCCACGGCATCAAGGGTGAGGTCACCGTCGAGGTGCGCACCGACGAGCCGGAGCTGCGACTGAGTCCCGGCGCCGTGCTCAAGACGGAGCCCGCGACGGCGGGACCGCTGACGATCGAGACGGGCCGCGTGCACAGCGGGCGGCTGCTGCTCCGCTTCGCGGGCGTCAAGGACCGCACCGGAGCCGAGTCGCTGCGCAACATCCTCCTGATCGCCGAGGTGGACCCCTCCGAGCTCCCGGAGGAGGAGGGCGAGTACTACGACCACCAGCTGATGGACCTGGACGTGGTGCTGGAGGACGGCACCGAGATCGGCCGGATCACCGAGATCTCCCACCTGCCCTCGCAGGACCTCTTCATCGTCGAGCGGCCGGACGGCACCGAGGTGATGATCCCCTTCGTGGAGGAGATCGTCGCCGAGATCGACCTGGAGGAGCAGCGCTGCGTCATCACCCCGCCGCCCGGGCTGATCGACGACCGTGACGCCGTCGTCGTCTCGACCCGGGACGAGGACGCCGCCGATTCCGGGGACGACGCCTGA
- the lepB gene encoding signal peptidase I: MAVGARSGRDEGEERPDDAVERETEEDGDAKEHAHRSFWKELPLLIGIALLLALLIKTFLLQAFSIPSASMQNTLQMGDRVLVDKLTPWFGSEPERGEVVVFHDPADWLSGQPTPEPNILQQVLSKIGLMPDASEKDLIKRVIAIGGDTVECKKGGPVVVNGKELDEPYIYPGNTPCDDAPFGPITVPKGKIWVMGDHRQNSEDSRYHQQDSTKGFVPVDKVVGRAVVVAWPVTRWATLPVPDTFDQPGIGNQAAATALGLGAAGLAPVGLGPAALGLAGAVPLVMWRRQKLTSGRTDG; the protein is encoded by the coding sequence GTGGCGGTAGGCGCACGGTCCGGACGCGACGAAGGCGAGGAGCGGCCGGACGACGCCGTCGAGCGCGAGACCGAGGAGGACGGCGATGCCAAGGAGCACGCGCACCGGTCCTTCTGGAAGGAGCTCCCGCTCCTCATCGGCATCGCCCTGCTGCTGGCCCTGCTGATCAAGACGTTCCTGCTCCAGGCGTTCTCGATCCCGTCGGCCTCGATGCAGAACACCCTACAGATGGGTGACCGGGTGCTGGTGGACAAGCTGACCCCGTGGTTCGGCTCCGAGCCGGAGCGCGGCGAGGTCGTCGTCTTCCACGACCCCGCGGACTGGCTGTCGGGGCAGCCCACTCCCGAGCCGAACATCCTCCAGCAGGTGCTCAGCAAGATCGGCCTGATGCCGGACGCCTCCGAGAAGGACCTGATCAAGCGGGTCATCGCGATCGGCGGGGACACGGTCGAGTGCAAGAAGGGGGGACCGGTCGTCGTCAACGGCAAGGAGCTGGACGAGCCGTACATCTACCCCGGCAACACCCCGTGCGACGACGCCCCGTTCGGCCCGATCACCGTGCCCAAGGGCAAGATCTGGGTCATGGGTGACCACCGGCAGAACTCCGAGGACTCCCGCTACCACCAGCAGGACTCCACCAAGGGCTTCGTCCCGGTGGACAAGGTCGTCGGGCGGGCCGTGGTGGTCGCGTGGCCGGTCACCCGCTGGGCCACCCTGCCGGTCCCGGACACCTTCGACCAGCCGGGCATCGGCAACCAGGCCGCCGCGACCGCGCTCGGCCTCGGGGCCGCCGGGCTGGCCCCGGTCGGACTCGGCCCGGCCGCGCTGGGGCTCGCGGGAGCCGTCCCGCTGGTCATGTGGCGCAGGCAGAAGCTGACCAGCGGCCGTACCGACGGGTAG
- a CDS encoding class I SAM-dependent methyltransferase, with translation MTPTPTATLVARDWAEIQERMLVPLYEAVYDRLEVGPGDRLLGLDCGAGLPLLLAAGRGAVATGVEADPARRALARERLLEVLADPPEPSAPPRPYDALLAFSPAPAALAAALPAVRRGGAVVLADWGPAERCTVPSVLGGGPAPRDLDALVERAGLRPDGSGRVFCPFGYADVDSAVRGLLSTGLYDGTADSVLAEKELAEALHPFERSDGAVWLPNIFRYVIARMD, from the coding sequence ATGACACCGACGCCGACGGCGACGCTCGTCGCCCGGGACTGGGCGGAGATCCAGGAACGGATGCTTGTACCGCTGTACGAAGCGGTCTACGACCGGCTGGAGGTCGGGCCGGGCGACCGGCTGCTCGGCCTGGACTGCGGAGCCGGGCTGCCGCTGCTGCTGGCGGCCGGGCGGGGAGCCGTGGCCACGGGCGTGGAGGCGGATCCGGCCCGGCGGGCGCTGGCCCGTGAGCGGCTGCTGGAGGTTCTGGCGGACCCGCCGGAGCCGTCGGCCCCGCCCCGCCCGTACGACGCCCTGCTCGCCTTCTCCCCTGCGCCCGCGGCCCTGGCTGCGGCCCTGCCCGCGGTCCGCCGCGGCGGGGCGGTGGTGCTCGCCGACTGGGGGCCCGCGGAGCGCTGCACGGTGCCTTCGGTCCTCGGCGGTGGGCCCGCGCCGCGGGATCTGGACGCGCTGGTGGAGCGGGCCGGGCTCCGGCCGGACGGTTCCGGGCGGGTGTTCTGCCCGTTCGGGTACGCGGACGTGGACAGCGCGGTACGCGGGCTGCTGTCGACCGGGCTCTACGACGGCACGGCCGATTCCGTGCTGGCGGAGAAGGAGCTGGCCGAGGCGCTTCACCCGTTCGAGCGATCGGACGGCGCCGTGTGGCTGCCGAACATCTTCCGGTACGTGATCGCCCGGATGGACTGA
- the rpsP gene encoding 30S ribosomal protein S16, with protein MAVKIKLKRLGKIRQPHYRIVVADARTRRDGRAIEEIGIYHPTYNPSRIEVNAERAQYWLSVGAQPTEAVLAILKLTGDWQAHKGLPAPAPLLQPETKESKRRSFDEFAKALEGIGEGKGEAITQKAKKADKKADEAEAAAESTEA; from the coding sequence GTGGCAGTCAAGATCAAGCTCAAGCGCCTCGGCAAGATTCGCCAGCCGCACTACCGCATCGTCGTCGCCGACGCCCGCACCCGCCGGGATGGTCGCGCGATCGAGGAGATCGGTATCTACCACCCGACCTACAACCCGTCGCGCATCGAGGTCAACGCCGAGCGTGCGCAGTACTGGCTGTCCGTCGGCGCCCAGCCCACCGAGGCTGTGCTCGCCATCCTGAAGCTGACCGGTGACTGGCAGGCCCACAAGGGTCTCCCCGCCCCCGCGCCGCTCCTGCAGCCGGAGACGAAGGAGAGCAAGCGTCGCTCCTTCGACGAGTTCGCCAAGGCCCTCGAGGGCATCGGCGAGGGCAAGGGCGAGGCCATCACGCAGAAGGCGAAGAAGGCCGACAAGAAGGCGGACGAGGCTGAGGCCGCCGCCGAGTCGACCGAGGCCTGA
- the lepB gene encoding signal peptidase I: MDTEAPHTQRGHSSPVEGEGRPRFAFPRTGRTAGGRPLTWRRAAVLGVICTVFLLLFSNFVVQPFLIPSRSMEPTLQVGDRVLVNKLAYRFGEQPRRGDVVVFDGTGSFVRERPDGNPIGSVLHGAASALGLAEPSDTDFVKRVVGVGGDDVVCCDAGGRVAVNGVPLEEPYLHPGDAPSVVPFRIVVPLGTLWVMGDHRSQSRDSRDHLGEPGGGMVPVEKVIGRADWIGWPLSRWNDIGGGHG; the protein is encoded by the coding sequence ATGGACACCGAAGCACCTCACACGCAGCGCGGCCACTCTTCCCCCGTCGAGGGGGAGGGGCGGCCGCGTTTTGCGTTCCCCCGGACCGGGCGGACGGCCGGCGGGCGACCCCTCACCTGGCGCCGCGCCGCAGTGCTCGGTGTGATCTGCACCGTCTTCCTGCTGCTGTTCAGCAATTTCGTGGTCCAGCCCTTCCTGATCCCGAGCCGCTCCATGGAACCGACGCTCCAGGTCGGGGACCGGGTGCTGGTCAACAAGCTGGCGTACCGTTTTGGCGAACAGCCTCGGCGGGGGGACGTGGTGGTCTTCGACGGCACGGGCTCCTTCGTACGGGAACGCCCCGACGGCAATCCGATCGGCAGCGTGCTGCACGGCGCGGCCTCGGCGCTCGGGCTGGCCGAGCCGTCCGACACCGACTTCGTGAAGCGGGTCGTGGGGGTCGGCGGCGACGACGTGGTGTGCTGCGACGCCGGCGGGCGGGTGGCGGTCAACGGCGTGCCGCTGGAGGAGCCGTACCTCCATCCCGGCGACGCGCCCTCGGTGGTGCCCTTCCGGATCGTCGTACCGCTCGGGACGCTGTGGGTCATGGGTGATCATCGTTCCCAGTCCCGGGACTCCCGGGACCACCTGGGGGAACCGGGCGGGGGGATGGTGCCGGTGGAGAAGGTGATCGGGCGGGCCGACTGGATCGGTTGGCCGCTCTCGCGCTGGAACGACATCGGTGGTGGTCATGGGTAG
- the trmD gene encoding tRNA (guanosine(37)-N1)-methyltransferase TrmD, whose product MRLDVVTIFPEYLEPLNVSLVGKARARGQLDVHVHDLREWTYDRHNTVDDTPYGGGPGMVMKTEPWGEALDSALADGYEAGAHGPVMVVPTPSGRPFTQELAVELSERPWLIFTPARYEGIDRRVMDEYATRMPVYEVSIGDYVLAGGEAAVLVVTEAVARLLPGVLGNAESHRDDSFAPGEMANLLEGPVYTKPPVWRGRDIPEVLLSGHHGKIARWRRDEAFRRTAQNRPDLIERCEAAGFDKKDREILSVLGWQPSADGRFWRRAQAVEE is encoded by the coding sequence ATGCGACTCGACGTCGTCACGATCTTCCCCGAGTACCTGGAGCCGCTGAACGTCTCCCTCGTCGGCAAGGCGCGCGCCCGCGGGCAGCTCGACGTCCACGTGCACGACCTGCGGGAGTGGACGTACGACCGGCACAACACGGTGGACGACACCCCGTACGGCGGTGGCCCCGGCATGGTCATGAAGACCGAGCCGTGGGGCGAGGCCCTGGACTCCGCCCTGGCCGACGGCTACGAGGCGGGCGCGCACGGTCCCGTCATGGTGGTCCCCACCCCCAGCGGCCGCCCCTTCACCCAGGAACTGGCCGTCGAACTCTCCGAGCGACCCTGGCTGATCTTCACACCGGCCCGGTACGAGGGCATCGACCGCCGGGTCATGGACGAGTACGCCACGCGCATGCCGGTGTACGAGGTCTCCATCGGCGACTACGTCCTGGCGGGCGGCGAGGCCGCCGTACTGGTGGTCACCGAGGCCGTGGCCCGGCTGCTGCCCGGGGTGCTCGGCAACGCCGAATCGCACCGCGACGACTCCTTCGCGCCGGGCGAGATGGCGAACCTGCTGGAGGGGCCCGTCTACACGAAGCCCCCGGTGTGGCGCGGCCGGGACATCCCCGAGGTGCTGCTCAGCGGGCACCACGGGAAGATCGCCCGGTGGCGCCGGGACGAGGCCTTCCGCCGGACCGCGCAGAACCGCCCCGACCTGATCGAGCGCTGCGAGGCCGCCGGCTTCGACAAGAAGGACCGGGAGATCCTCTCCGTCCTGGGCTGGCAGCCGTCCGCCGACGGCCGATTTTGGCGCAGGGCCCAGGCCGTGGAAGAATAG
- the rplS gene encoding 50S ribosomal protein L19: MSHLLDGVNAATLRTDVPAFRPGDTINVHVRVIEGNRSRIQQFKGVVIRRQGAGVSETFTVRKVSFSVGVERTFPVHSPIFEKIELVTRGDVRRAKLYYLRELRGKAAKIKEKRDR, from the coding sequence ATGTCTCACCTGCTCGACGGCGTCAACGCCGCCACGCTCCGCACGGACGTCCCGGCCTTCCGCCCGGGTGACACGATCAACGTGCACGTCCGCGTGATCGAGGGCAACCGCTCCCGTATCCAGCAGTTCAAGGGCGTAGTCATCCGCCGCCAGGGTGCCGGTGTCTCCGAGACCTTCACCGTGCGCAAGGTCTCCTTCAGCGTCGGTGTGGAGCGTACCTTCCCGGTCCACTCCCCGATCTTCGAGAAGATCGAGCTCGTCACCCGCGGTGACGTTCGCCGCGCCAAGCTGTACTACCTCCGTGAGCTCCGCGGCAAGGCCGCGAAGATCAAGGAGAAGCGCGACCGCTGA
- the ftsH gene encoding ATP-dependent zinc metalloprotease FtsH gives MVGREDGRRRRPVPSPTPVPPRDRADTPWRSEGAPPSPPPKKKGLPGGWRGLILAALIVYLVANLVLSFFNEGDEPTISYTEFSKQVAAGNVSKIYSKGDAIQGELKAKQPLPDGGKGDYTKFVTQRPAFADDALWADLTKQNVTVTASPVVVQRSFLANLLISLAPMLLLVLLWVVIARRMGSGMGGMGALGRKAPPRPVELETGSRRTTFEDVAGIDEVEGELNDVVDFLKNPQEYRKMGARMPGGVLLSGPPGTGKTLLARAVAGEAGVPFFSASASEFIEMIVGVGASRVRELFTEARKVAPAIIFIDEIDTIGRARGGGSAMGGHDEREQTLNQILTEMDGFSGSEGVIVLAATNRADVLDPALTRPGRFDRMVVVSPPDRAGREAILRIHTRDIPLAEGVDLAHVARTTPGMTGADLANLANEAALLAVKRQQTQVTGADLSDALEKVQLGAERPLVMPEEERRRTAYHESGHALLGMLQPGADPVRKITIVPRGRALGVTLSTPDADRYAYTEPYLRGRIIGALGGMAAEHVVYDVVTTGAENDLEQVTNIVRGMVGRWGMSERIGRLTAIPSDGQSPYGLSAAPATLDAVDHEMRRIVDECYLEACRLLRDHRPQLDALARALLANETLDETAAYAAAGIARLTKGHGTD, from the coding sequence ATGGTCGGCCGGGAGGATGGCAGAAGGAGGCGCCCCGTGCCCAGCCCCACCCCCGTACCTCCCCGCGACAGGGCCGACACCCCCTGGCGCTCGGAAGGCGCCCCGCCCAGTCCTCCGCCGAAGAAGAAGGGGCTGCCGGGCGGCTGGCGGGGGCTGATCCTCGCGGCCCTGATCGTCTATCTGGTGGCCAACCTGGTGCTGTCCTTCTTCAACGAGGGGGACGAGCCGACGATCTCGTACACCGAGTTCAGCAAGCAGGTGGCCGCCGGCAACGTCTCGAAGATCTATTCCAAGGGCGATGCCATCCAGGGCGAGCTGAAGGCCAAGCAGCCGCTGCCCGACGGCGGCAAGGGCGATTACACCAAGTTCGTCACCCAGCGCCCGGCCTTCGCCGACGACGCACTGTGGGCCGACCTCACCAAGCAGAACGTGACCGTGACGGCCTCCCCGGTCGTCGTCCAGCGCAGCTTCCTCGCCAACCTGCTGATCTCCCTCGCCCCCATGCTGCTGCTGGTCCTCCTGTGGGTGGTCATCGCCCGCCGGATGGGCTCGGGAATGGGAGGCATGGGCGCACTGGGCCGCAAGGCGCCGCCCAGGCCGGTCGAGCTGGAGACGGGCTCCCGCCGCACCACCTTCGAGGACGTGGCGGGGATCGACGAGGTCGAGGGGGAGCTCAACGACGTCGTCGACTTCCTCAAGAACCCGCAGGAGTACCGCAAGATGGGCGCCCGGATGCCCGGCGGAGTCCTGCTCTCCGGCCCGCCCGGCACCGGCAAGACCCTGCTGGCGCGGGCGGTCGCGGGCGAGGCCGGAGTGCCCTTCTTCTCCGCCTCCGCCTCCGAGTTCATCGAGATGATCGTCGGGGTCGGCGCCTCCCGGGTGCGCGAACTGTTCACCGAGGCGCGCAAGGTGGCCCCCGCCATCATCTTCATCGACGAGATCGACACCATCGGACGGGCCCGCGGCGGCGGCAGCGCCATGGGCGGCCACGACGAACGCGAACAGACCCTCAACCAGATCCTCACCGAGATGGACGGCTTCTCCGGCTCGGAGGGCGTGATCGTCCTCGCGGCCACCAACCGCGCGGACGTGCTGGACCCCGCCCTCACCCGCCCCGGCCGCTTCGACCGCATGGTGGTCGTCTCCCCGCCCGACCGGGCGGGCCGCGAGGCCATCCTGCGCATCCACACCCGGGACATCCCGCTCGCCGAGGGCGTCGACCTGGCACACGTGGCCCGGACCACCCCCGGCATGACCGGAGCGGACCTGGCGAACCTGGCGAACGAGGCCGCGCTGCTCGCCGTCAAACGCCAGCAGACGCAGGTGACCGGGGCGGACCTGTCGGACGCCCTGGAGAAGGTCCAGCTCGGCGCCGAGAGACCGCTGGTCATGCCGGAGGAGGAGCGCCGCCGCACCGCCTACCACGAGAGCGGCCACGCCCTGCTGGGCATGCTCCAGCCGGGCGCCGACCCGGTCCGCAAGATCACGATCGTGCCCCGCGGCCGCGCGCTGGGCGTCACCCTCTCGACCCCGGACGCGGACCGGTACGCCTACACCGAGCCGTACCTGCGCGGCCGCATCATCGGCGCGCTCGGCGGCATGGCGGCCGAGCACGTCGTCTACGACGTCGTCACCACCGGCGCCGAGAACGACCTGGAGCAGGTGACCAACATCGTCCGCGGCATGGTCGGCCGCTGGGGCATGAGCGAGCGGATCGGCCGCCTCACCGCGATCCCCTCCGACGGGCAGAGCCCCTACGGACTCTCCGCCGCCCCCGCCACCCTCGACGCGGTCGACCACGAGATGCGGCGCATCGTGGACGAGTGCTACCTGGAGGCCTGCCGCCTGCTGCGCGACCACCGCCCGCAGCTGGACGCCCTGGCCCGGGCCCTCCTCGCCAACGAGACCCTGGACGAGACGGCCGCCTACGCCGCCGCTGGCATCGCCCGGCTGACGAAGGGGCACGGCACCGACTGA